The Phytoactinopolyspora mesophila DNA window ATGACTGTAGCCACCGGCTGACCACGCCATGACCGTACCCAGTCGCCCGGCGGTAGCTCGGTCTCAAGGTCTCCACCCCCACATCCTGCGTCCGATGACCAGATCATAACGTTTACATTCCGTGAGCGCCATTGCTGGTAGCTGTTTTATGAGGCATAAGTCCAGCTCAATAGCCAATTCTCTTGTGCTCCATGTCGGTTTCCGTTCACAGACCATTGACCTCAGCGCCCAACACTCTTAACATCTCGCGTAATCGTTTACATTCAGTGACCGCAGGAGGTACGATCTCGATGAAGATCACCCGTCAGCATTGGCGTCGCGGTACCGGACTCGCTCTAATATCGGCTGCCGGCCTCGTTCTGGCAGCGTGTGGGGACGACGGCAACGGGGGAGCCGACGACCCCGACTTCCCGACCAGCGAGATACGGCTCATCGTGCAAGCGGCCGCCGGGGGAGGCTCCGACCTTTCCGCCCGGGCACTCGCGAACGAGCTCGAGGAAGAACTCGGCCAGAGCGTGGTAGTGGAGAACCGGCCGGGAGCGTCCGGATCCACCGCGATGCAGTTCGTGGCCGACCAGAACCCGGACGGGTACACGATCGGCTTCCTCCCGGTTGAGGTTGCGATGCTCGACCACCTGGGCTTCGACGTGCAACCTGAGAACTACGACTTGCTCGGCCAGATCATGAACGGCCCCGGCTCCATCGCCGTGCCGGGTGACAGCCCTTACGAGACACTGGATGAGCTGCTGGCCGCTGCCGGCGAGAACCCAGGACAGATCAGCGTCGGCAACTCGGGTCCCGGCTCGATCTGGGAAGCGGCCACATTCGGCCTGGGAGATGCGGCCGGAGTCGAGTTCAACCCGGTCCCCTTCGACGGAGGCGCGGACGCCGTCGCCGCGGCCATGGGTGGTCAGATCGATGCGGTGGTGGCTGGAGTGGCGGAGTCTTCCCAACCGCATGCCGAAGGAACTCTTCGTGTGCTTGCCGTGCTGCACGACGAGGAGATCGATAGTCTGCCTGACGTCCCGACAGCCCAGGAACTCGGCCACGACGTCGTGTTCGGCGGCTGGGGCGGCATCGGTGCGCCCGACGGGCTGCCCGACTCGGTACGGGACACGCTCGCAGCGGCCATCGAGACTGGCGCGTCGGCGGACGGCTTCGTCGAGACGATCGAGTCTTTCGGTGCCATCCCGACGTACCGCTCGCCGGAGGAGTTCACCTCCTTCGTCGACGACGAGTACGAGCGCTTCGCCGGACTGATTGACTGACAGATGAACCAGAGATCCGCTCCTGGAACAGGGCCTGAGGGGCCAGCGGTAGCTGGTGTCGTCGGCCGGCATCTCGGAGCGAGTGAGGAGCCGGGCGCTTCGGGCGACGCCCCGGACCGCCAGTCGATGGGGCCAACGCGGAAGGTTCGCGAACTGACCGTCGCCGCGGTTGGCCTGGCCGGCGGTCTAGCGCTGCTGGTGCTCGGCGGCAACATCGAACTGCGGGTCAACGTCGGCGGAATCGATCCGCGATGGTGGCCGCAGGTGCTCGGCGCATCCGCGGTGGTGCTCGCGGTTGCGCTGTTCGCTCAGACCCTGACGAGGCCCGTGCGGGAGTCGGGCAACGAGCCGGCCAGCCGGGCAGGCGCCGTCCGGGTCGTGGCGTCGCTGGCGCTGGTGGCCGGCTATGTCGTGGCGTGGCAGCACGTCGACTTCCGGATCTGCACCGTCGCTCTGCTGATCGCGCTGGCAGTGCTGTACGGGGCGCGCGGGATCGTCGCGCTGGTCATCTATCCGGTGGCTGTCACCGGGCTGATCTATGTCTTGTTCGACGTGGGGTTGAGGGTGCCGCTGTGAACGCCGTCGTCGATGGGCTCTCCGCGCTGGCGGATCCCAGTGTCTTCATGTTCATCGGGCTCGGCCTGGCGCTGGGCATGCTCGTCGGCGCCTTTCCTGGCGTGACGGCGAGTATGGCCGTGGCGCTGGCGGCGGGTTTCACGTTGACGCTCGAGCCGGTCCAAGGGCTCGCCGTCCTGCTGACCATCTACGTCGCGGCCAACTTCGGGGACCGGGTACCGGCCATCCTGATCAACACACCCGGTACGCCGGCGTCGATTGCCACGACGTTCGACGGCTACCCGATGGCCAGGCAAGGCCAGGCCGGCCTGGCCTTGACTGTCTCGGCGTTCGGCTCGGCCATCGGCAGCATCGTCAGCATGGGCCTGTTCCTCGTCGCCGCTGTTCCAGTGGCCGCGTTCGCGTTGAACTTCGGTCCGGCCGAGCTGTTCGCGCTAGTGGTCTTCGGGCTGACGATGATGGTCGGAGTCTCGGGGGCCAGCATCGCCAAAGGGTTGCTGGCCGGTGTGTTCGGGCTCGCCCTGGCCACCGTGGGGCGGGACCCGATCACTGGTGATTCCCGCTTCACCTTCGGCATCAACGACTTGAGCTCCGGCGTGCCGTTCATTCCGGTGATCATCGGGTTGTTCGGCATCGCCGAAATTCTCGATCAAATGCTGACTCACCACTCGGCGACGGCACGGCCCATCAAGCAGTTCGGCCGGTGGTGGCCGACGCGGGCCGAGTCGAAGCGGTTGATCAAGCCGGTGGCGGTGGGCAGCGGCGTCGGCATGGTGGTTGGCGCGGTGCCCGCGGCCGGCGGCGACATCGCCGGGATCGTGGGCTGGGACCGCGCGCGCAGGCTGTCGAAGAAGCCGGAAGAGTACGGCAAAGGGTCGATCGAGGGAATCACCGCTGCGGACACCGCCAGCAATGCGACCTTCGGAGGCTCGCTGACAACCACGATGGCCCTCGGCATACCGGGCGACGCCGTCATGGCCGTCATGATCGGCTCGATGATGATCTGGGGGATCCAGCCTGGTCCGTCGTTGTTCGACCGGAACCCGGACCTGGTGGTCACGATCGCCGCCCTGATGGTGATCGCCACCGTGCTCGCGCTGCTGGTGAGCCTGATCCGGATGCGTGGGATGGTGAAGCTGCTGGACGTGCCCAAGTCATATCTGTGGCCCACCATTCTGATCTTCTGCGTCGTCGGTACCTACGCGACGTCGAACAACGTCTTCGACGTGATCGTCATGCTCGCGGCGGGCGTCGTCGGGCTGGCGTTCAAACGATTCGGGGTGCCGGCCGGTCCGGTGGTGCTCGGATTGCTGCTGGGTGCCCTGGCTGAGGGCAATCTGCGACGGGCCTTGACCATCGGTGGCGTAGAGCAGATCCTCACCAGTCCGATCGCCATGGTCCTCCTGCTGCTGAGCCTGGCCGCGCTGGCCGGTCCGGCACTGCGCCGATACCGCACCCGAACGAAAGAAACGAAAGAGGCTCAATACTGATGAACCGCCCTCAACCCCAGGTCCTGACCGCTTTGACAACGCCGTTCGGACCGGACGGTTCGGTTGATCTGCAAGCCGTGCGCACGTTGGCGGCCAGAGTCCGAGACGCGGGTGTCGACGGGGTGTTCGCCGCTGGAACCACCGGTGAGTTCGTCGCCCTGACTGATCAGGAGCGCCTCGACACGGTGCGGGCAGTCTTGGACGTCTTCCCGCCGGATCAGGTCGTCGCGCATGTCGGTGCCGCCTCGGCACGTCAAGCGGAGGCACTCACCCGAGCCGCCACCCGGGCCGGGGCCCGGCGGCTGGCCGCGATCACACCGTATTTCCTGCCGGCCGGCAGGAAAGCCGTGCTCGACTACTACCGGCGCGTCGTCGACGCGGCCGACGGCGCTCCGGTATACGCATATCTGTTCCACGGGCTGACAAACACCGTGGTCGAGCCGGAGCTGCTCGGCGAGATCGCGGCCATACCCGGTCTGGTTGGTGTCAAGGTCAGCGGGGAGAGCGCCGCCGTCGCCGAGACGATGCTGGCGCATCTGCCGGACGGCTTCGAGTTCTGGTCGGGCAACGACGGCGAGCTGGGTGAGATGCACCGGCTGGGCGCAACCGGCGTGGTCTCGGGCTGCTCCAACGTCTTCCCGCAGGTGTTCGTGGCCCTCGCCGCTGCCGTCGCGGACGGTGATGCACAGCAGGAGATGGAACTGGGCGCCGTGGCCGCGCGCGTCGTCGCCGGGCTGTCGTACGGCATCCCGGCCATGAAGGTCGCGCTCGACGCGCTGAACCTGCCCGGCGGAGCATGGCGGATCGCGCTGGACGATCCGGACGCCGCGACCCGCGCGGATCTGCACGCCCTGATGGGCGAGCTGAGCCCCTGATGGACGCCGAGCCCCTGGCTGCGGGCCTGACAGCGACGGGCCACTGGCGTAGTTTCGTCGTCCGGGACTTCTCTGCCTGGCGGCAGTGTCATGCGCCGACGGTGGCCGACGCCGGCGGGCACCTCGTCGTCGCCTGGTTCGCCGGCGAGCGCGAAGGCGCCCCTGACTCGTCGATCTGGCTGGCACGTGGACACGGTTCGGCCTGGTCAGCGCCGCAGCGGGTGGCCGCCCATCCCGGTGAGCCGTGCTGGAATCCGGTCCTGTTCACCGCGGCCGGGCAGTTGCTCCTGTTCTACAAGGTGGGTTCGCCGATCCCGGCGTGGCGCACCATGGTCATGACCTCCGGCGACGGCGGCCGGACATGGAGCGCGGCGCGCGAGCTCGTCGGCGGCGATCGGGGCGGGCGCGGACCGGTGAAGAACAAACCCATCGTGCTGTCCAATGGGGACTGGCTGGCGCCGGGGTCGACGGAAGGGGAGTGGTGGGACGCGTTCGTCGACCGCTCGAACGACGATGGGCGCACCTGGCAGCGCACGTTCCTGCCACTCGATCACGAAGCCCACGCCGGGCAGGGCGTGATCCAGCCAACCCTGTGGGAATCCGCGCCCGGCCATGTGCATGCGTTGCTGCGCAGCACCAACGGCTGGGTGTGCCGCTCGGACTCCGTAGACGGCGGGCGTAGTTGGTCGCCGGTGCTGCCCACCGGGCTACCCAGCAACAACAGCGGCTTGGACGCCGTCCGGCTGGCGGATGGACGCGTCGTCGTCGTTCATAATCCGGTCGGGCAGGCGTGGGGCGCGCGGACCCCGCTGGTCGTATCCATCTCCGCCGACGACGGCCACACGTGGCGCCGGGTGCGCACGCTCGAGGACGCTCCCGCGCCCACGCATCAGATCGTGGGCGAGCCCACCGGCGTCGTCACCGACGGCGTTGCCGAGTTCTCTTACCCGGCCGTGATTCCGTACGGCGGTGGCGTCGCCGTCGTCTACACCTGGCAACGCCGAGGCATCGCGTTCGCCCACCTGACCAATCTGTGACCTCGACCTCAGCACCGCACGATAGGAGATCTGACGTGGCACGAATCGGAATCATCAGTTTCTCGGACGGCCGGGACTTCGTCCAGGAGGAGACCAACACCTTCGTGGCCAAGGCGGAGGAGCGGCTGGCGGACCGGTTGCGCGCCGCAGGGCACGACGTGGTGCTGGCGGCCGAGCCCATCACGTCGAACGAGCTGGCGGTCCGGGAAGCCCGGCGCATCGCCGACGCCCGCGTCGATCTCACCCTCTTTCACTACGCCGTCTGGGCGTTCCCGCACTTCTCCGCCCTGGCCGCGGCCGAGACCACGGGAGCGATCCTGCTCTTGTCCAACATCGACCCCCAGTACCCCGGCATGGTCGGCATGCTGGCTGCCGGCGGCTCGCTGGACCAGGTCGGCCGGACTCATTCGCGGGCATGGGGCGACATCGGCGACGACGCTCTGGTGCGGCGGGTGTCCGAGCAGGCCCGGGCCGGGCACGCCGTGGCGCAACTGCGTGGCTCCACCTTCGGCCGGATCGGCGGGCGGAGCATGGGCATGTACACAGCCGTCGGCAACCCCGACACCTGGATCGCCAAGTTCGGCATCGATGTGGAGGAGATCGATCAGTGGGAGATCGTCCGCCGCACCGAGTTGCAGGACGCCGCGCGGTTGAAGGCCGGCCGCGAGTGGATTGAACGGCATGCCGCCAGCGTCGAGTACGACGGCAAGCAGCTGACACCGGAGATCCTCGAGCGCCAGATCGGCTCCTACCTGGCCATGCGGGAACTGATCGACGAGTGGAACCTCGACTTCACCGGCATCAAGGGCCAGCCCGAGCTGACCACCCACTTTGCGACGATGGACATCGCCGAGGCCCTCCTCAACGACCCATACGACTGGGACGGCCCGAAGGAGCCGCACGTGTGCGCCACCGAGGTGGATATGGACGGTGCGCTGACCATGCAGATTCTCAAGCGGCTGTCCGGAACACCCGTGCTGTTCGCCGACGTCCGGCACTACTGGGCCGACCGGAACGTGTGGGATCTGGCGAACTCCGGGCAGCACGCCACCTGGTATGCGGCCCGAAGCGACGACCCGGCGGACAACTTGGGCCTGACCAGGTTCATGCCGGAGTCGTTCTATTTCCCGGCCGGGGGTGCGAGCGTACGCCATTTCGCCGCCCCCGGCCGGATGACCTTCGCCCGCCTGTCCCGGTTGGACGGCCGCTACCGGATGCAGGTCACGCTCGGCGACGTGGAGCGGTACGACGACGCGACCAATGAGCAACTGGCCGCGGCGTCGTCGCCGGAATGGCCGCACGCGTTCGCCAGGTTCGACGCGCCCGCCGAGGCGTTCCTGTCGGTGTTCGGCGCCAACCACATCCATGCCGTGCCGGGCGATTGGACCGCTGAGCTGCGCAGTGTGTGCCGGCTGCTCGACGTCGACTACGTCGACCTGGCGCTGGTCGTTGCCTGAGCAGCCACCCCCTTTCCCGCGTTGATCATGGGCAGCTGCCGCCTATTGGGCGTCGAATAGGTGTCATGTGCCCATGATCAACGCGGAGTGTGGGGGCGCTGCGCGCGCGCGTCGTAATAGCGTTAGTCGCATGCAGGAGATGCCTACCCATTCCGTCGAGCCGTCGACCGGTTACGTGCCGACCGATCCGGTGGAACACCCGAACCGCGGCATGTCGGCCGGCGAGGACGATATGACCAGCGGCAACATCACGCACAACAACCCGGGTGCGTATTGCGAGCCGAGTGGTGGACCGACCGGCGACGCCACAGTCGACCAAGCACTGCGCACGCTGGACGGGCTCGAAGGGCGGCCGATCCACGAACACGCGGCCGTGGTCGAGGGGGTCCACCAGGCGCTGCAGGAACGGCTGGCCGACGAACCGATTGATGACCACCCGGCCGACGGACAGGTGTGAGCTGGTGGCCGCACGTCGTCGGCTCGACGCCGAGTTGGTCCGCCGCAAGCTGGCGCGTTCGCGAGAACACGCGGCCACTTTGATAGCCGACGGGCGGGTACGGGTGGCGGGGATGCCGGCGACCAAACCCGCCACCGCCGTCGATCCCGCAGTGGCTCTCGTGGTGATCGATGCCCCGGCTAGTGAGGATTATGTATCGCGCGGTGGTCACAAACTCGCCGGTGCGCTCGACGTTTTCCGTCAGGACGGTCTCGATGTGAAGGGGCGTCGCTGTCTCGACGCGGGCGCCTCGACCGGCGGTTTCGCCGACGTGCTTCTACGCCGCGGGGCAACGAGCGTGGTTGCCGTGGATGTCGGTTACGGTCAGCTGGCGTGGTCGCTGCGCTCCGACGATCGGGTGGAGGTTCACGACCGCACGAATGTCCGCGATCTGACGGCCGGGCTGGTCGGTGATCCGGTGGAGGTGGTGGTGGGCGATCTGTCCTTCATCTCGTTGCGCCTCGTGTTGCCGGCCTTGCGTTCGGTAGCAACCGAAGACGCGGACCTCGTGCTGATGGTGAAGCCTCAATTCGAGGTCGGCAAAGAGCGAGTAGGCAAGGGGGGCGTCGTGCGTGATCCGGCGCTTCGGGCCGAGGCGGTGCACGCGGTGGCGATGGAAGCCGCCGGACTCGGCCTGGGCGTGGCCGGTGTGACGGCGAGCCCGTTGCCCGGCCCCTCGGGGAATGTCGAGTATTTCTTGTGGCTGCGCGCCGATGCCGCGCCGCCGGATCCAGCCGCCGTCGACCGCGCTGTAGAGGAAGGTCCCACATGACGTCCAGCAGTGACAACCGAGCGGTGCTGCTGGTCGCGCATACCGGCCGCAAAGAGGCAAGGCTGGTGGCCGCTGAAGCGGCAGAGCGGTTCGCCCAGCATGGTATCGAGGTGCGCGTCTTGGCTGACGAGTCCGCCGAGCTTCTCGGCATGTCGAGCGCGCTGGCTACCCATGTTGAAGCCGGACCGGAGGCCGCGGAAGGCTGCGAGCTGGTGGTCGTGCTCGGCGGCGATGGCACCATACTGCGCGGCGCCGAGGTAGCCCGGTCCACCAACACGCCGATTCTCGGCGTCAACCTCGGCCACGTGGGGTTCCTGGCCGAATCGGAACGCGACGCCCTGAGCTACACGGTCGATCACGTCGTCAGCCGGGACTATGAGGTTGAAGAGCGGATGACGGTCGACGTCAGGGTGCGCCTGGACGGCCACGTGCTGGCGGACAGCTGGGCCCTCAACGAGGTCAGCGTTGAGAAGGCCAGCCGGGAGAGAATGCTTGACCTGGTCGCTGAGGTCGATGGCCGGGCATTGTCCAGGTGGGGGTGTGACGGTGTGGTGATGGCGACGCCTACCGGCTCGACCGCATACGCGTTCAGCGCCGGCGGACCTATCGTCTGGCCTGACCTGGAAGCACTGCTCATGGTGCCCATCAGCGCGCACGCCCTGTTCGCCCGTCCGCTTGTGGTGTCGCCCTCCTCTGAACTGGCGGTGACGGTGCAACCCACGACGGGGGGAGCGGTGTTGTGGTGTGACGGCCGCCGGCCGGTCGATCTCCCACCGGGGTCGCGAATCGAGGTGCGCCGGGGCCGGTGGCCGGTGCGGCTGGCTCGGTTGCATACCGCACCGTTCACCGATCGGCTGGTCGCGAAGTTCGCCCTGCCGGTCGAAGGCTGGCGCGGGCGCCGCCACGAGTAAAGCGACCCCCGCCCCATTCTCCGTGGGGTATCCCGGCCCGGTTCCCCGTGGGGTATCCCGCCCCATTTCCCCGTTGATCATGGGCAGATGACACCTATTCGGAGCCGAACAGGTGTCATCTGCCCATGATCAACGGGTTGAAGGGGAGGGCGGCGCGCCGACGGATGGCGCCGGCAGGTCGCCAGCGTCGGCTAGGCTGGATTGTCGTGCTACAAGAGATCCGGATCCGTGGGCTGGGCGTCATCGACGACGCTCAGCTTGAGCTTGGGCCCGGCTTGACGGTGGTCACGGGCGAAACCGGCGCGGGAAAGACGATGGTTCTCACCGGCCTCAGCTTGCTGATGGGTGGCCGTGCCGATGGCGGATCGGTCCGCACGGGTGCGGAACGAGCCGTCGTCGAAGGTCGCCTCCAGGTCGAACCAGACGGCCCCGCGGCCATCCGAGCGGCCGAAGCCGGAGCTGACCTCGACGAAGACGAACTTCTTCTGGGACGCACAGTCATGGCGGGTGGCCGCTCCCGGGCCTACGTCGGAGGCCGCAACGCGCCGGCGAGCTTGCTCGCGGAGCTGGCCGAAGACCTCGTCGCCGTGCACGGCCAGAGCGAGCAGCAGCGGCTGCTACGTTCCTCGCGGCAGCGCCTGGCGCTGGACCGCTTCGCCGGCGATGCGGTGGCCACGCCGTTGGCCCGGTACACATCCCGGTACGAGCGGCTGCGCACGGTCGAATCCGAGTTGACCGAAGTAACCACCCGAGCCAGAGAGCGCGCCCAAGAGGCAGATCTGCTCCGGTTCGGCCTCACCGAAATCGAGCGGGTGGATCCTCAGCCCGGCGAAGACGTCGCGTTGCGAGCCGAGGAAGACCGCCTTGCCCATGCTGATGCCCTGCGCACAGCCGCGGAGGCAGCTCATCGCGGGCTGTCGGCCGACGAAACCGGCCCCGACGAGCTCGACGCCTTGACCCTTCTCGGCTCGGCTCGGCAGGTACTCGAGCATGAGCGCGGCCACGACGAGCAACTGGCTGGACTGGCTGACCGGCTCGCCGAGGCCACCTATCTGCTGGGCGACATCGCCGCGGACCTGGCGTCCTACGCCAGCGCCATCGACACCGACCCGGCGCGGCTGGCCGAGGTTCAGGAACGACGTTCGTTGCTGGCGGACCTGATTCGCAAATACGGGGAGGACTACCCACCCACAGAACCCGGCACGCAGGAAGAACTCACCGATCCGGCTGTGTTCAGCGCGATCGACGGGGTTCTGGCCTGGGCCGAGCGCGGATCACGCCGCCTGCTCGAACTCGACGGCGACGACGAACGCGTGAACGCCCTGCGGGAGGAGCGCGACACCCTCGGCACCGAGCTGGCGGATCTGGCTGCGGAGATCACCAAGGCTCGAACCGAAGCCGCCCAGCGTTTCAGCGAGGCTGTCGGTGCCGAGCTGACCGCGCTGGCGATGCCGCATGCGCGGGTAGTGGTCGACGTCCGTCCTCGTGGTGGAACGGCGAGCCGGCGGACGAGGAACGAGGGAGCCGGGGAGCGTGACCGTGGGGATGGAACAGCGAGCCGGCGGACGAGGGACGAGGGAGCCGGGGAGCGCGACCGTGGGGATGCCGTAGGCGAACTCGGACCGCACGGTGCCGACGAGATCGAGATCCTGTTCAGTGCGCACAACAGCGCCCAGCCGCGACCCTTGGACAAGGGCGCATCCGGCGGCGAACTGTCGCGGCTCATGCTGGCCATCGAGGTGGTCTTCGCGGGCGCGGATCCGGTGCCGACATTCGTGTTCGACGAGGTCGACGCCGGCGTCGGTGGCAAGGCAGCAGTGGAGGTGGGCCGGAGGCTGGCCGCGCTGGCGCGGCACGCACAAGTCCTCGTCGTCACCCATCTACCCCAGGTCGCCGCTTTCGCCGACCGGCATCTCACCGTCGTCAAATCCGACGACGGCAGCGTCACCAGCAGCAATGTTCAGACGTTGGATGACCCCGCTCGAGTCCGGGAACTGTCCCGCATGCTCGCAGGGCAAGAGGACTCGGCATCGGCGCAGGCACATGCCGAAGAGCTGCTGGCCGCTGCCGCGGCGAGCAAGAACAGCTCGCCCCGCACCACCACCGGCCGGGCCAATACGGCGGGGCGAGACGCGATTCGTGGCCCGGACATGGCAGGATTCGAGCAGTGAGGATGCCCATATTGCGCCGTCGCAGGTCTGACGATCTGCCAGGGATCAGTGGCACCGCCCGGCTGGATCATCGGACCAAGAACTTGACCAAACGGCTCAAGCCGGGCGAGATCGCCATCATCGACCACCTTGACCTCGATCGGGTCAGCGCCGAGGCGCTAGTGGCCTGCGAGGTCGGCGCTGTGATCAACGTCCGGCCGTCGGTCAGCGGCCGGTACCCCAACCTCGGCCCCGACATCATCGTCGAAGCCGGTATACCGCTAATTGACGACGTTGGCCCCGACCTGTTCAGCGAAGTCCAAGAGGGCGAGACGCTGCGCGTGGAAGGCGACGCCATCTTCCGCGACGCCCAACACGGCGGCAAGGCGGTGGCGCACGGGTTCCGGCACACCGAGGAAAGCCTGGCCAAGCTGATGCACGACGCCCGGGAAGGGCTGTCCGCGCAGCTGGAGGCTTTCGCCGCCAACACCATGGAGTTCCTCAAGCGGGAACGTGAGCTGTTGCTCGACGGCGTGGGTGTGCCAGAGGTTCGAACGAGTTTCGAGGACCGGCATGTGCTCATCGTCGTGCGCGGCTACGACTACAAGCACGACCTCGTGGCGTTGCACCCGTACATCCGGGAGTATCGGCCCCTCTTGGTGGGCGTCGACGGCGGTGCGGACGCGTTGCTGGAGGTCGGCCTCAAGCCGGACATGATCGTCGGCGACATGGACTCGGTGTCCGACGACGCCTTGCAGAGCGGTGCTGAACTCGTCGTCCACGCCTATCGCGACGGTAGGGCCCCCGGGCTCGGGCGCCTCGAGCGTATGGGCTTGTCCGGCGTGCCGTTCCCGGCCGCTGGTACCAGCGAGGACATCGCGATGCTGCTCGCTGACGACAAAGGCGCGCAGCTGATCGTGGCGGTCGGCACACATGCCACGCTGATGGAGTTTCTCGACAAGGGCCGGTCCGGTATGGCGAGCACATTCCTGACCCGCCTTCGAGTGGGAGGCAAGCTCGTCGACGCCAAAGGCGTGAGCCGGCTGTATCGTAGCCGGGTATCCAGTGGTCTGTTGTGGCTGCTGGTGCTGGCCGGCGTGGTGTTGGTGGCCGCAGCCCTCTTCTCCACCCCCACCGGACAGGCCTACCTCGATGTTGTGGGCTCGTGGTGGGACCGATTCTCCTTCTGGCTTCGAGGACTGTTCTGACGTGATCGATTTCCGATATCACCTCGTCTCGATCATCGCGATCTTTTTCGCGCTGGCCGCTGGGATCGTGCTGGGCGCGGGTCCCCTGAGCGACACGATCGACGACACCCTGACCGATCAGACCAGTGATCTGCGCGAGGACAACCGTCGGCTGCGCGAGCAACTGGAGACTGCCAACGAAGAACAGGCCTACCAGGAGGCCTTCGTCAACGAGATCACGCCGCGGCTGGTGTCGGATCAGCTCGAAGGTGAGCGCGTTGCCGTCATCGCGTTGCCCGGCGCC harbors:
- a CDS encoding DNA repair protein RecN; amino-acid sequence: MAPAGRQRRLGWIVVLQEIRIRGLGVIDDAQLELGPGLTVVTGETGAGKTMVLTGLSLLMGGRADGGSVRTGAERAVVEGRLQVEPDGPAAIRAAEAGADLDEDELLLGRTVMAGGRSRAYVGGRNAPASLLAELAEDLVAVHGQSEQQRLLRSSRQRLALDRFAGDAVATPLARYTSRYERLRTVESELTEVTTRARERAQEADLLRFGLTEIERVDPQPGEDVALRAEEDRLAHADALRTAAEAAHRGLSADETGPDELDALTLLGSARQVLEHERGHDEQLAGLADRLAEATYLLGDIAADLASYASAIDTDPARLAEVQERRSLLADLIRKYGEDYPPTEPGTQEELTDPAVFSAIDGVLAWAERGSRRLLELDGDDERVNALREERDTLGTELADLAAEITKARTEAAQRFSEAVGAELTALAMPHARVVVDVRPRGGTASRRTRNEGAGERDRGDGTASRRTRDEGAGERDRGDAVGELGPHGADEIEILFSAHNSAQPRPLDKGASGGELSRLMLAIEVVFAGADPVPTFVFDEVDAGVGGKAAVEVGRRLAALARHAQVLVVTHLPQVAAFADRHLTVVKSDDGSVTSSNVQTLDDPARVRELSRMLAGQEDSASAQAHAEELLAAAAASKNSSPRTTTGRANTAGRDAIRGPDMAGFEQ
- the steA gene encoding putative cytokinetic ring protein SteA; translation: MRMPILRRRRSDDLPGISGTARLDHRTKNLTKRLKPGEIAIIDHLDLDRVSAEALVACEVGAVINVRPSVSGRYPNLGPDIIVEAGIPLIDDVGPDLFSEVQEGETLRVEGDAIFRDAQHGGKAVAHGFRHTEESLAKLMHDAREGLSAQLEAFAANTMEFLKRERELLLDGVGVPEVRTSFEDRHVLIVVRGYDYKHDLVALHPYIREYRPLLVGVDGGADALLEVGLKPDMIVGDMDSVSDDALQSGAELVVHAYRDGRAPGLGRLERMGLSGVPFPAAGTSEDIAMLLADDKGAQLIVAVGTHATLMEFLDKGRSGMASTFLTRLRVGGKLVDAKGVSRLYRSRVSSGLLWLLVLAGVVLVAAALFSTPTGQAYLDVVGSWWDRFSFWLRGLF